The Lysobacter gummosus sequence ATGCCGATTTTCGCTGTGCCATGGCCGCCTCCCGCGCTGAGGATGGCCTAGTGTGCGCCGCTCAATCCGCCAGCGGCCATTGCCCCAGCACCGTGTAGGCGTTGCGCGAGCCCAGTTGGCTGTGGATCAGGGCGAAGTCGCTCACGCGCCAGGCGATGGGCCCGATCGCGATCGGCGGATGCAAGGGCGCGGCGGCGTCGCGGACGATGGTCACGTGCGGGGTCAGGCTGTGCCCGCCCTCCACCCGCACCCCGCGCTTGGCCAGCGCCACGCCGAGGCGGTCGAACAAGGTCTGCAGGCCTTCGGGGGTGCGTTCGCATCCCAGCCACCACGGGATCGAGCGGTTGCGGAAGCTGCCGGCGCGGTCCAGCGGCAGATCGAATGCGGCCGCGACGATGTCGGCGGCGGCCTGTTGCGCGGCGGCGGCGCGGCCGGCCTGGAACTGGTGGGCGTCGCCGAGGAATTGCAGGGTCAGGTGGTAGCGATGCGCGCCGATCAGGCGGCCGCCGGCGTCGTGCTGCGCGCGCACTTCGGCGGCGACGGCGGCCATGCGCTCGCGCGTGGCTTCATCGGGCAGCAGGGCGAAGAACAGGCGATGGATGTCGGCTGTGGGTGGCGGCTCTGCGCCGAATAGGGAGTTCTGTTGCATGTGGGCAGTTTACTCGGGGCCTGTACCGGTGCGCGGCGATCTGAGCCGAAAGCATCGGGGCTGAAGCTGCCTCCCACAAAAGACTTCGGGGCTTCAGTGGCGACCATTGCTCACAACGGCGACCACCGCTCACGACGGTCTGTCGTGAGCGGTGGTCGGATCTGCTGCGATCTAACGCCATGGCCATGCCTCTGCCATCGCCTCGGCACGATCGCGATCTCGCTTCAACCGCGCATCGCACTCACGACTTCGGCTTGGCCGCCGCATCGCCCGCGGCCGCCGGCGGCGTTTCCGCCTCGCGCTTTCGCGTGTCTTCGATCAGCACATCGCGCGCGGCCTTGCGCACGGCGAGCGGGTCGGATTTGTGCAGGTCGCTGTCGGCCGGCAAGCCCATCTTGGCGACGATGTCGATGATCACCTGCTTGTTGGCGTAGGGATGCGGATGATCGGGTTCGTCGTCGCGGCTGCGGTAGAACTTGTCCAGCAAGGCCATGTGGGTCTTGTCGGACTTGAACAGCTCGGTCAGCTTGGCGCGGTATTCCAGCACCCACGGTTTCATGTCGGGCCAGCGCTTGAGATCGGCGAAGTGCTGGGCTTCGTGGCCGAGGAAGCTGGCCTGGAAGTCTTCGCCGGTCAGGTCGCCATAGGCCGAATGCACGGCGTACAGGCCTTCGGGCTTGACCCATCCGCCGGTGCCGGTGCGCTCGCAGGCGGTGTAACGGCTCCAGCCGCGGCTGACCCAATCGTCCATCAGGAACACGCGCACCGGTTGCTTCTCGCCGCTGGGCAGATCGACGGTGTAGTCCTTTTCCTCCTGCTTGCCCCACACCAGCAAGTCGTACAGCGGCGGCGTGCGGC is a genomic window containing:
- the thpR gene encoding RNA 2',3'-cyclic phosphodiesterase; the encoded protein is MQQNSLFGAEPPPTADIHRLFFALLPDEATRERMAAVAAEVRAQHDAGGRLIGAHRYHLTLQFLGDAHQFQAGRAAAAQQAAADIVAAAFDLPLDRAGSFRNRSIPWWLGCERTPEGLQTLFDRLGVALAKRGVRVEGGHSLTPHVTIVRDAAAPLHPPIAIGPIAWRVSDFALIHSQLGSRNAYTVLGQWPLAD